Within the Rosa rugosa chromosome 2, drRosRugo1.1, whole genome shotgun sequence genome, the region CAAACCTCAGCGTACTTGTACTCATATTGATATGACTTGAGACACAAGTTTTATAAGGTCAAACTTTATTATCCCAACAGAAACCTTGTTTTGGACATCTATTCTGCAAATAGTGAACCTTTAAATAAGAACTTACTTGCAGCTCCTCTGAGCACTTGAGCTTTAATGGCGGTGGAAGAAACTTATCTAATGGATCAACATTTTTTTGATCTTCTGCAACAGCCTCTGTAGCATTTCTACCCTCTGATTCAAGTATAGTCTCATTCAGTGTTTCAGATTGTGATGGCTCAGATATTTGAGGAGTTACTTGATTGCTTAACTGAGGTGTCTTATCATGAGAATCACCTGCAACAAATACTACATGACGTTAAATACACCTGAAGCAAAAGACCAGTAGTCGGAAACACGGAAAAACTAATGCTCAGAAAACAACATTACCATTGGTAGACAAAATGCGACCACTTCCATCAATTTCACCCTCCTGCAATCAAGCAAAAATCTTAATATCGGACAACTACTATCCAGAACCGTACTTATACATTATTACAACAACCATCTATGTAGAGAATTTGTGGATATTTCGGTCACCAAAGTGCCAAATTACTGAGCTCAACAATAACCAGAACTCAAAGATTTCGTCCTTTCAAATCCAATATATGAACACATGAGCTCCCAAGCAAGATTGAAACAAGAATCTAATTCTTAACATTACTAAAAAATCAATTCACAAATACAGAAAACATGATAAACACTCAAATCTCAtcacaaaaattaaaaattttaaaaaaaaaagagagagtatATACCTCAGGCTCTGGAGACATGGCAACTTCATCATGGCCATAGTCCACAAGCGTCCCTCTCCTACTCAACTTCCCCGGCGCCACTTGCTGCGGCGATCCCGTCGCCTGAGAGAGCTGCTGTTGCGACGAAGAACGACGAAACTGCCCTTCACTCCGCGCCGAGTTCTCATCTTCCACACCGCTCGTTGCATTGTCATCGTTACCAGAATCAACGGCCGCCGTCGCATCGACATCCAACATGGAGGCATCGCCGCCGTGTTCCCGCCGTTCTccgtcttctctctctccgccgCGCTCTTCTTGTTCGCCGCGTTCTTCAGCGTCGTCCATGTCttcgtcctcttcttcttcttcctcttcctcgtcgTTGTACATCGACAGCATCGCGATGCCCTCGAATTGCCGCTTTCTCGAGGCCATGGCGGGTTTGGGGCTTCGATGGAAATTGAAAATCTAGGGTTTCAGGAGCGAATTGAGTGACtaagaaattgaaaattgaagaaATTTAGTGAGAGGTGGAAGATTGGAATTTTGGGGTTTTGAATGGTGCAAAGAGGGAAAGGGGTTTCAACTCTTCTGGGAACGAAAATTATGAGCGAAATTAGACTGAGCTGGGTTTCAGATAGAAAGTGTAAAATTAACTCTGGGCTTCAAAGTATAGTTGGGCATGAGGCCTAGTCTATCTAAAATATAGTAAACTACATATACCCCCTTGATAGgatttcaaaatacaaaaaactccacaacatttggttttgaacatttaaagacaaaagtttacacttaaggacaatatgttctccacttgccacatgtcatgagttaatttacttttttacccttaactacatattttgacttgtaatccctttataatgattaaatcttacaaataaggacaatctgctctccacttgccacatgtcatgagttaatttacttttttaccttTAACTACtaattttgacttctaatccctttatattactttttttttttttctgagaataatccatttatgttacttctcaaaagcaaaaaaaaaaaaaaaatctttctttTACACGTTGCAAAGAGAAAGAATCTCAGACCTCGCTCTcctactctcatctcatcgcctaatcgTACTAttacactcgtccaatcctgctactgcactcgcagcactcatactcgtcaagttctgctactgcacttgtactcgtgtccagttctgctactcatgttctgctactgcactcgtcactgaaaatcctgctactgcactcgtccaatcctgctactgcactcgctgcactcatactccgtCTAGTTCTACTATTGCCCTtatactcgtgttctgctactgcactcgtcatcgcctaatgtctagttctgctactgccctcgtactcgtgttctgctactgcactcctcattgcctaatcctgctactgcactcgctgcactcatactccgtctagttctgctactgccctcatactcgtgttctgctactacactcgtcatcgcctaacgtctagttctgctactgccctcatactcgtgttctgctactgtactcgtacTCGTTCAattctgctactgtactcgtcttCGTCTAGTTTTGCTAATGCACTCGTCCTCGTCCAATtcttctgctactacactcgtgCTAGtctaattctgctactgcactcatttaattctgctactgcactcgtcttcGTCCAGTTCTACTGCTACTGCACCCTTGCTCGTCCAATtcttctgctactgcactcgtgcttgtccaattctgctactgcactcgtcttcGTCCAGTTCTACTGCTACTGCACCCTTGCTCGTCCAATtcttctgctactgcactcgtgcttgtccaattctgctactgcactcgtgctCGTCCAATTcttttgctactgcactcgtgctcgtccagttctgctactgcttgAAGATTGAGACAATATTGAAGGTTAGCTCTGCTACTGCTTTTAGGGATGGAGAAAAAATGACAAATCCTTGTTGATAACAACCTAATTAAGTTCCAAAAGTTGATCTTTGGAACACTAACTTAGTGAGATGGAAAGAAATTCCATCACCAACACCAACTTAGTAACAATGGAAGCAAAAAATAGTAAATGAGCATAAAACTCATTGACCATGAACTGAACCTATGATGCTGCAGCAGGCCCTTCCTTCAATGGTACCCATCATCTCTTAGCTTGATGAGAGAGCAATTGCTTGTAAATTAGATATCCCTATGCCCATTCTTTGCGCAAACTTCAATTAAAAATCACGTATGTGGATATATATAACACCTACCAAGGAGGCCAGCAGCTTTATTGTCAATAAAATTAATCAACATGGTTCGTTTACTACCACGCACGTTGAGAAATAAGAGCCACTAGCCTGCACTCTGCACGACGGACCCAAATAGCTcccagctaaaaaaaaaaaaaaaaaaaaacagtagcTAATAAGAGAATTTGCAGCAGAAAACCCAAAAAGTTAAGCTGCTCTTTGATGTGAAAAACCGATGGCCTCCAAGTACAAAAGAGAAAGAACTGTAGGTGGTGGAGTAGCATACCAACAATCGATCTAGCTCAGAGAAAATCAAGCAAATACACCATCAAATCCTTCAAATCAATTTTCAAGAACACACTAAATCCTGTTGCACCAGTTATGTTGAACCGCACCATGTTCATGCCGCCGACGGCGAGGGCCTCGACCACGGTGGTGTTGACCGAAAACCAGCGATTGGGAGTGGAGAAGGGCTTAAGGAGCAAGGAGGAAGAATGGGGTTTGGGGTGAAGAGTGAATAAACTGAGAGATTGTGACCAGACATGGTTGGGTCAGAGAGAGAAAAGCTTGGGTCTCAGTCAATGAACAGAGGGAGCTGAGAAAAAAGTCATAACCTTTTGACAATGGCATCGCagtaattttaacaaaaaattgtattaattcGTAAATACACATGAAATTTCAGATGTTAGGTTACTTCATTTTCCTTGGGCCTGGGCtttgtgtccttatttgtataaatctaatacatgatgggttttttgttttttttttaatttggtctgttacttgtatgtaattttctaatttaaAAATGTGGAGTCAAATTGGGCCCAGAGACTAAGGTCTCTACTAAGTGCCACTCGTGGTTTGTGCCGTACCCACTGCTTATGTCGATAAGCTTAAAGCAGGGGCCATTCCActtatggattttttttttttttactctaaAAAAAGGGATTTTTTGTGGGACCTGTTTAGCGATTATATATCGgtatctcgaccgttcagttatcggcaaattttcagctaaattgatgaccAAGGTTATTTTCATACTTTCCTCTATCATGTTAGTTAATCAATAGTTATCCTAATTACTTCTCATTTTGCATATACTAGTACTATTTGTGCtttgtatttttcttattttttagtTAGTGATCAGTGTGACGGTGACTATGTCTTGATCAAGATGATGATGGGTTCTCTGGCGggacaaaaagagagagaaaaagacgATAATACccttgaaaaaatgaaaaagttaACTGTATTATTAACAGAAGGTACTAAAAGTATGTCGAAGATTAATTTTGAGATAACAATGTGATAGTTTAAAATATTGGaaaccaaagtgtcgaatgaccCAAACTTCCAAGACTATTTGTcacatttactttatttttttaagaTTCATATATGTTGCAGTACATTACAAATTACTCGGATTGTGCTATTGTCGTGCTATGGCCCAGTTTGGCCCCGAGGTCTAAGCTGCTTAAGCTGCTTATTCAATAATTTAAGCTGGatgaggtgtttggtaaaacaAGAGATTATGGATTATAATTCAATCTCCCACTTCCCAATGTTATAATTCACAAGTTGCAAAAGTGATGCTTCTGATTAACAGATTTCAGAAGTTGAGATCATTTACCTATATTGCCCTCATCTATATTCCAGCTCCGAACTCAGTTTCCCAACACTGCCGAAACTGGTTTGAAGATGGACTGAGGATTCGATGCCTACAACCCAGCAAGTTCGTGACTTCCAACTCCAATCATGGTAAGCTTTCTTCTACAGATGCAACGAAGCCAGGACTAAGCCGAGAAGAGCCGGAAAAGTCTCCGACGTCGAGGAATCGAGACGGAGCCGAGAATTCCCAAAAACGAAAATCATCAGAACCTAATCGAATTCAGAAACTAATCACACAGGCATGTAGACCATGACGAGAAGATGAGGTTTCATACCACATGCAAGCCAATCGGTGGCCAGAGTCGCCGGAATTCGTTGAAACACGCCGGAGCAGTTGGACCTTCTCATCGTCGATTCTTCTTCATCGTCCGGTGCAAGGACGATCAAAGGCCACAGGCGTGACGGGTACGAGGAGATGAAGAGGATGGTGCCCGTgcgccgtcgtggggtggccggaggtgaaAGTTTCTGTCAGGCTTCTCTTCCGGGTCGGTGGCCTTCTGACTCCAAGCTCCCTCTCTCGAGCTTCTAAGCCAATTTGGTCTGTTTCCTTTCCTTTTAAAGCCAAATCAACGGACCAgattggatggtggaggaaattGACGGCTTAGATCGCGCCACTTGATTTCTATTTGCttaaataaattttcaaaacccCAGAACTTCGGAAAGTCACGATAAATGGTCCGGATATCcgaaaaattctccgaaaatttcccAGAACTTCAGAAAGTCACAATAAATGGATGAGTAGAGTATAACTTATAAAGATAATAAATGTTATTATTttctaaaaatatatataagtaacATCATTTTAACATCATGTCCTTTTTGGTCATTTTCTAAACTCACAGCACTTTTATACtaaagtttaccaaacacttaagCACTGCTTTTGTactcacagcacttttaaaagcacagtttaccaaacaccccGCTACTTAatttcacagctgattattctcacagcaCAGCTAAAGCCGATTTTAAATTAATCACCTCGGGGCCAAACTCGCCCTATGTTAGGCCACGCGTAAAAAGGTGGAGTAGCTTACTCATGTAGGCTATTTGGAGGCCCATCTCGTAAGGCATGCACAAGTAATGGGCCGATAGGGTCGACAAGTTCCAAAACGCACTATATATAGCCATGGGTGACGGTGAGTCTGAAGCCGCCATGGAGACTGGAAGGGATGAAAGGGATATGAGCAGGTAGAGGGCTGTGATGTTAATGAAGAAATGGACTTCCTACTTCTAAATAGAGAACCCAACAATTCTTTGTTAACATCCTCATCCCATTATTTTTGCTCAAATTTTCTCCCTTTCCAATTCCTTCTTTTGTTCATAAACAGATTCAAACAGATTGTTTGAGGGGAATAAGATCTGAACCTGTTGGtgtgaaggagaaggagaaaaggATTGAGGGGAGAGAGAAGAGTGGCAGCAAGTTATGGAATAGGGGTGTGGGAAAGAAATATGACAGATCcaatattttgaaaaatattgggaaaaaaaaatcagttctTACCCACACCTCCTATTCCATCCCTTCTTGCTTCTCATCTCTTTCCCTAAATCCTAATAATTCGTTCTTGCTTTGCCTTGTTTTTTATGCTGTATATTCTTGTTACATCTTTgttttcagaattcgaaaaggTAATATTCTTGAACTGTTAGTCAGGTTGGCTTTGTTGATTTCCAAATGGTACATGTCGGTTCTTTTACGTTTTGGAATTTTTATACCGATTCCTTTTGTAGATGCTTACTGTAATTCTGCTTAGTGTAACTCTGAGGCAAGTATCTTAAATCAGGGGAAGTTGCAACCCATTTTCttgaaaggttttttttttttgttttttttgttttcattatcTTTTAGAGTTTACATTGTATTGTAGTCAACGGATTCTTGGATCCTACTCTTTGTGTTTCAACCAAGATCAAAAGCCAGTAACAGAATGAATCTGCTGAGAATACAAGTTTTATGTGTGAAAACACTGGTCTATGATTGAATCTTAAGTCCAGATTGTCCATTTAAAGAAGTCCATTTATTGACAATGGCTAATCCAATTAAGCAGTATCACAGATCAACTTCCCAGCTTATGGGTCcttttcttcctccaaattttaACACCGGTTACCCTTGTGCTTATGTCGTAATCTATTGCTATGTCGATTAAGTTCTTATCTTATCAGTCACAAAAAAACCATCTTTTCAGATAACACAGATGTGTTTTGCATCATCATCCACAGTTAAAAGTTACTAATTCCAGCTACCTGAATGTGTctaaaataatttagagtcaGTGGTCCTATATGAGCCGACATGCGTAGGCTTCTGAGACGCATCAAGCAGTACAAGGCAAAGTATACCCAAGAAATGATTCTTTGGATCAAACAGAATCATGACATGCTTAGGCTTCTGAGACGCATCAAGCAGTAGTACAAGGCATAGTATACCCACGAAATTAGTCTTTGGATCAAACAGAGTCATTTAATTTTGTTCATCGCCAAATTCCAACAGAGAAAAAGTAGCAAAAGATTATGGTGAGCTTGAAGACCTATGCATAATCTAAATAAGGTTGCACATATACAGCTGCTTTCCAAGCAGTCAAGTTCTCTGTTTTCAGTTGTGAATGTTTCCATATACTTCTTTAGCTAACGTCTAATGTTAGACGTCCATTGGCTCGAAGTAGGGGTGCTCCATTGCTGCTTTAGCTGTGATTCTTTTCACTGGATCATATATAAGCATTTTCAGCTGTTTTCAAAAGAAATATACTGTAGGACTCATGCTGTTGGCTTGAAGTAGGGGTGCTCCATTGCTGCTTTAGCTGTAATTCTTTTAACTGGATCATATGTAAGCATTTTCTGcatttttcaaaagaaaaaaatatactgTAAGACTCATACTGCATAATTGCAAGGACAAAAGCTTTGCAATAAAAATCATACAACAGCCGGCCAGGGTCAAATAATGAACTTGATAGTTAAAACAATTGAGAAATGAGCATAACCTTAGACAATGTGAGTCGCTTGAAAACAGAAATTACTGATTGGATGTATTGCAGAAACGTATTTCATGAACCATGGACACAAAAACAGAAAGCAGATACATTTACTGGCAAGTATATAGACCATCATGTAAAAGTTTGTCAAATCACGTATCCAGATGTTTGTGAAACTAGTAAAGCAAAAATGCAATTGCCTTGATTGAGTAATTAGGTTGTAATTTGTGAAACTAGTAAAGCAAAAAGTTAATTACAGAGGTTGGCAAGAAGTGGATACATTTGCCGGCAACTAAATAGCTAGACCATCATGTAAAAGCCCTCATAGATGTAAATACGTTCAATCTTGATTCCGTTGTTTTTGTTATTGTCCTAAATGAGTAATAAGGTTGtgaaaaagtaaagaaaaaagtATATTACAGATCACAGTTAAAAGAAAACTCACCGAAAGAAGATCAGCTCCATCTTGTTCCAAAGAAACTGCAGCTACCAGCAGATCTTTTGGCAAATCTCCTGCCAAATAACACCgagctttcttcttttctccttcccATTCTTCGTAGGGTTCCCAACCCGGCAAAGAAGTGACTCCTCGCCACTCATGCTCTGTTGGTTTTCCTAACTGCCTGGTTACATAATTTCACCATACTTAGTAGTGAGGTGATTATATATATCTTCTTTTTCTATACAGTTCTTGAAATCAAAACGTGTAGCAAACACTTGCAAAAAGTTTAAGTAGAGAAAAAACCTGAAAATCTCACGCAAGTGCTCCTTATCAGCGTGTTTAGGATCATCACCAATTCCGACAAACAGAACCTCCCCAGTCACCATCTCAGCTACAATTCAATTTCATAGGTGCAAAACACAATCAATCAACTAATGAAAACATCAAATTCTCATTGAATCAAGAAAGCATGCATAAATAGACATCAAGATAGCAAGCATCAACTGAATAGTACCGAATATGCAGCCGACAGCCCACATGTCAACAGCAGCCCAGCACTTGGTTGATCGGAGCAAAGCCTCCGGAGCCTGGTAAGAGAGACTGACCGTCCCCCCGGGAATGGAAGAAGCCTCGCCAAAAAAAGCGAAGGACTGACCAATGCCGGCCCCAATTTTAAGACACCCTCGTTCCTCGACCACCAGCAGATTACTAGGGTTTAGGTTCCGGTGGCGGACGCCTTTAGAGTGACACTCGTCGACCCCCTGGAGGAGCTTGAAGAGAAGATTCTTGACCACATCGGACGGTAAGGGTTTGGCGGCGATGTAGCTGTGGAGATCGGTTACTAGGTACTCGTAAATAACGTAGTAAACGGGCTTGTAGTCCTCGACCTCGTGGATGACTTCGCGGCAGTTGACGACGTAAGCCGATTTCGTAAACTTCCCCAAGACAGACATCTCGCGGACGAGAGTGGGAGGTACGCCGCCGTCGTCCGCCGTCACCTTTTTAATCGTGACTAACTCACCGGTCAATTTGTGCGTGGCTTTGTACACTTGGCCATGGGATTCCACCCTCAAAATCTCCGGACTGATCTCGTAATCTTGTATTTTGGGGCGGGGGTTCATCGAACCTCttggatttttgtttttctaaaaCCCTAGAATAACTGTtctaaatttcaaaataaaaaccTTGGAATGAGTGAAATAGGATTTTGGTGAGGCTTTCAGCCTATGCTAAAATTAATGTGGCAAGGAAACCGAGCAGACCAAGGAAAGTTAATCCTATTACCACACAAAAGCTGCTCAGTCTTCCACAACCAACTAGTCGAAGAGTCTGTTTTTCAAAAATTTTGGACGAAAAGCCTACGTACGTTAATCTTCTAGATCTTGACCTACTACTAGTCTAGTAGTAGTACGTACATGTCTACAtaggctatgtttggtatggctgggcttttcagaaaagctggcttctgcttatttctgagaataagtggctgaaaagcaaagctgcTGAGTAtttggtaaactggctttttataaGAGCTGTCAGTGGCAGCAGCAGtggcaaagtgtttggtaaatcaaactggcttgtgctttttgtttgtggaatgaccaaattggacatgagagattattttgctttgattgtttgataatACAAAGTTCTTCAAATgctcttgttattatttttaatctttattatgtccttattaatttttgttaactttcaatttttataaattatGGTGACCAtatatgattaatattggacaattttaaaaataacttatacaaatatattagtaACATTAATAACAATTGGTTTTTGGTTCGCATCAAGCTAGTAAGCAAATATGTTACAAATATAAAGAGCCTAAACAAATAAGCAAACAAACCAACTGCGAAAATTTTGTCATCCAACCAAATCAAGTGCAAAGATAAGTCACCAGAGAACAACCAAACAACCATATCAAAAAATGCAGATTAGTTCTCTCTGATCAAATGGACTAATGAAAAAATAGGATCTGCTTGATGATAATCAAGTATCTGTACAAAACTTTGGTATTTCAAAATCCATATTAATAATTCAAGAATGATGAATAACATCTTTTCCGAGGTTTTCCAGATCGGTGTCTTTGGATCTTGAACAAGACGGCACAAAACAGTGGTATGTTTGAAGGTTGTCTGAAAACATCACCATGAAGGTATTTCCAACCAACttccttgtcttcttcttcatcaccatttGAGCACCTACGAGAAATATGCTTACGGTTAGGCTGACCCAgctatttaaaaataaaaataaaataaatatatgcGGTTGAAAGATCATAAACAACCTTGAGTTCATTAACAAAAGTAACATATAGACATAGACGGTATTGCCTTAATTCCATGCGTTCTCCTAATTAAACTAGACAAGCTGATAAGATCAATAGGAGCTAGCTGGGTCTGTTAGCCAGAGAAGGAAAATATTGCTCAATCTCAGCTCATATATTAGCAAACCTTTGAATAAGGAATCTCTTGAATTTGCTTTTAATAATAAGCATAGCAACTAGCTAATGTGCATATGCATGAGATTAACCATCCAGTCATATAACAAAtcaatttgttttgtttaagaTGTTTTTTGGGTTCCTTATGTTTGTTCTCTTTGGTTTGTTTAATGAAGTAttattcagaccaaaaaaaaagatatcaTAATACAACTCTTTAACAAATCAAGAAGTATCGATCTCTCTCTAATTAACCACATATATTAGAAGCATTCATCTCCTCAAGGATTAAAGAAACAGTACCTCAATTTATTGCAAGCCTTTACTAGCTATAATATGAGACCTGCACCACTTTTCTGATCTGATCTCTTTTTCTGCTACCTGCTAGCTAGCTTCCTGTGCTGGGAAACCTACATGCATATCAACATTCAACAATTTACTATTAATACTTGCaccaaatagaagaaaaattgtCTAGCTTGGATTATGTATTCAGAAGAAAAATGCAAACACTAAGCTCATTATTATTACCCAACCATAGAACCAAATAAGAAAAGGGGTATAATTAATCATTTTCGGTTATTAACCATGATCGAtcaacatttttatttttcatttttttttttgtgaaccaTTCCAAAAGATTCAAAGAAGCTAGATGATAATATATAATTTTCATACATGGTAGTGTGGAACGTACGCTGTAGTGTACTGCTGCAATTTTTTCAGCATGCAGATACATAACGTCTGCTGCCTCTTGTAACCAGAGATGCCTATTAATTGGCTAAAGCatttaaactctctctctctccatgtaCTTCTAAGCTATAAGTATGGGTAGCTtaaaagtgtatatatatatccttcTAAGCTATGAGGATAGCTAGCCCTGCACTACTTTTGAGCAGTTACACTATAACAAACACAAATTGTTCATATTTCAATTTCTTGACCTTTTTGGTTCAAACAGAAATTGTtcatatttcaatttcaattcctttttgttcatatttcaatttcaattgttcACATTCATTTCAAATTCTTACACTCAAAAGCATCAATAAAATGCAAACCCTATTAGAAGCAATCAAACCCGAGATGCAAGATTATAATGTATCATACACGAAAACCAAATCAACTTGCATACCAAAAGCTTGAATACTAAATACAAGAGCTTGAATACCAAAACCATAGAAGAGGAATTAAACCcatcaaacaaaatcacaagcACATGAAGTCTGAAAAACAAATTCAACCAAATCGTACGTTTTGTTGCCCAGAAATCAAACCCAAGTTTGTAAATCACACACATAATcttgaaattgaaatgaatTCTAGAACCCAAACAGgtttttgaaattttattcaACCAAGCTGAAAGAAAAATTGATTTGGGAGattgaaaatcaagagagacaAACTAGCTTTTCCTCACCAGGATGCGTTCTGTAGTAAAGAGAGGATGAAGAAAAGCTGGCTTCCCGATCTGAAATTGGGGGAGGATGTGGGTTCAGGTCATGATGTGACGGTGTTTGGCTTGATTGCTATGTGCTTGGGGTTTTCGTGATGAGAGGCTGAGGCGGCGTCTGTGATGAGAGCCCGGCAGCGTCAGAGGGAGAGTGGAGATGGGATAGAGATGAAAATGTTGTGCGGCCTCTGATCTCATCTCGAAGGCTTGATGGCAATCCGTAATTGCCTCTCCCAAGGGAGGATAGAATCTGTCATTTTGAAACATTCATTTAGCTACAGTAAGTACCGCTACAGCAAGCTGCTGGCTTCTGGCTTCTGAAAGCTGGGGTCAGGCAGCTTCTCCTTTTCGAGAGAAGCTGCAGTGGCTTTTCGAATAAGCTGAGCATAAGTCAGCTAACCAAACGCATAGTCCTCTTGTGCTTATAAGCAGGGGAGCTAAAAACCCCCCCCAAACATAGCCATAGAGACCCATAAaggcagtggcggatccagaaaAGTTTCTTAGGTAAGGCAAGATTCAAGGCACACAAGAAAAACCCAGCCTAGGTGTAAGGCAAAATTCAAGGCACACAAGAAAAACCCAGCCTAGGTAAGACAAGATTCATCTGGTTTTGCCCTTTTCTGCTATGTTTTAGGTAGCTTCCTTCAGCCAACATATATAAATCAAGGTAAACAAGAAAAACTCAGTCTAGGCAAGTGCCCAAACTGGCCTATATGTGGCT harbors:
- the LOC133729438 gene encoding uncharacterized protein LOC133729438, whose product is MASRKRQFEGIAMLSMYNDEEEEEEEEDEDMDDAEERGEQEERGGEREDGERREHGGDASMLDVDATAAVDSGNDDNATSGVEDENSARSEGQFRRSSSQQQLSQATGSPQQVAPGKLSRRGTLVDYGHDEVAMSPEPEEGEIDGSGRILSTNGDSHDKTPQLSNQVTPQISEPSQSETLNETILESEGRNATEAVAEDQKNVDPLDKFLPPPLKLKCSEELQRKIQKFLELKRAGKSFNEEVRKKKDYRNPDFLLHAVRYQDIDQIGSCFSKDVFDPHGFDKSDYYDEIEADSRREMERVNQEKKNRQNLEFVSGGRQSTIVGAAPKLNVPLPGITSGLSSLPPAADIIPRDGRQNKKSKWDKIDGTHATLLSSANAGGYSLGQQKRRDVEEKRSSERKLDRRS
- the LOC133729442 gene encoding cyclin-dependent kinase B1-1-like; this encodes MNPRPKIQDYEISPEILRVESHGQVYKATHKLTGELVTIKKVTADDGGVPPTLVREMSVLGKFTKSAYVVNCREVIHEVEDYKPVYYVIYEYLVTDLHSYIAAKPLPSDVVKNLLFKLLQGVDECHSKGVRHRNLNPSNLLVVEERGCLKIGAGIGQSFAFFGEASSIPGGTVSLSYQAPEALLRSTKCWAAVDMWAVGCIFAEMVTGEVLFVGIGDDPKHADKEHLREIFRQLGKPTEHEWRGVTSLPGWEPYEEWEGEKKKARCYLAGDLPKDLLVAAVSLEQDGADLLSKMLTYDPVKRITAKAAMEHPYFKPTA